A region from the Cellvibrio sp. PSBB006 genome encodes:
- a CDS encoding outer membrane lipoprotein-sorting protein, translating to MSKYFDVVDRFSIGLAKSVIRFRFVVIAVTVAAALAIGTGGKLLSFSTDYRVFFSGDNPELNAFESFQKTYVKNDNFFFVLEPKNGNVFTKETLKAVELLTDKAWLIPFANRVDSISNYQNSYAEGDDLTVEDLYSNAENLSPAAINLIRDTAISEPLLLDQLIKADGSATAINVVMQFPGQSLYEVPTAAAKAREYKALIEQEFPDINVSLTGFSMLNNAFAEAGYMDSIQLVPLMYGVLVLLTLLALRSIVGTLMTIAVVYLSIGVGMGLGGFTGVLLTPISNSAPIIILTLAIADSIHILLSFKKAIRKGMSRHDAVIESLRVNLMPVTVTSLTTIVGFMALNFSDAPPYWHLGNMASAGIAAGWLLSITLLPALMSIIPMRIKQSGNDTLGEKSMDKLAGFVNANAKMLATLCIILSLGLVAFVPSIEFDDQWSDYFSQKIEFRNDTDQATEKFGMYPVEYSVPAAGPGGISDNEYLTKLEQFTNFLRQQPNVVHVFSITDIVKRLNKNVHGDDQSFYTIPDDDSEAAQYLLLYELSLPYGLDLNDRINIDKSATRITVTLGKTSTTQTKAFLDNTQAWIEKNFPTYMQQTRPTSAQVMFTYIADRNVQSMISGTIIAILAIAFILIITLRSFKLGLLSLIPNGLPILAAFGIWALLVGTVGFSVAAVAAISLGIVVDDTVHFLAKYDLARREKMLDARAAVAYAFHNVGPAIVINTLILVIGFIVMAGSTFKINSDLGLLTMITILLALLLDLLLLPALLVLLDGRKNVKTSEVNMIKNRSMAAESTLGILVIAVSALFIATSNNANAKTSENETKGYEISARSDRTDRGFTSSEVQLKMVLTNASGDEASRNLHIKTLEVANENLGDKSIVVFNEPNDISGTALLSHAKILDADDQWLYLPSLKRIKRISSKNKSGPFVGSEFAFEDFTSLELNKYSHEWVREEACEDMTCDVVKRLPQYEFSGYSHLMVWIDQKDYQVRKVEFYDRKGDLLKTLTLNDYANSNGYWRAHTLEMVNHQTNKSTTLLYGDYVFKTGLTEQDFDKSRLKRIQ from the coding sequence ATGTCTAAATATTTTGACGTAGTTGACCGGTTTTCCATCGGTCTGGCTAAGTCAGTCATTCGGTTTCGGTTTGTCGTAATAGCCGTTACCGTAGCTGCAGCGCTGGCGATTGGAACGGGCGGAAAGTTACTCAGCTTTTCAACCGATTATCGCGTGTTCTTTTCAGGCGATAACCCAGAGTTAAACGCCTTCGAGAGCTTTCAGAAAACTTATGTCAAGAACGATAACTTCTTCTTCGTGTTGGAACCTAAAAATGGCAATGTGTTCACTAAAGAGACCTTAAAAGCGGTAGAGCTACTGACGGATAAAGCTTGGCTTATTCCTTTTGCCAATCGCGTAGACTCCATCAGTAACTATCAGAACTCCTACGCAGAAGGTGATGACTTGACGGTTGAAGATCTGTATAGCAATGCAGAGAACCTATCGCCAGCAGCTATAAATCTGATCAGAGATACCGCAATCAGTGAGCCACTACTGTTAGATCAATTAATCAAAGCTGACGGTTCAGCAACTGCCATCAACGTAGTGATGCAGTTTCCCGGACAAAGTCTGTATGAAGTACCAACCGCCGCTGCGAAGGCCCGTGAGTATAAAGCACTGATCGAGCAAGAATTTCCTGATATCAATGTTTCACTTACTGGCTTTTCTATGTTGAACAATGCATTTGCTGAAGCAGGTTATATGGATTCCATTCAGCTAGTGCCGCTCATGTACGGCGTTCTGGTCTTGCTAACCTTGCTTGCTTTACGATCAATTGTGGGCACACTAATGACGATCGCAGTCGTGTACCTGTCTATCGGTGTCGGTATGGGATTGGGCGGCTTCACGGGTGTATTACTCACGCCAATATCGAACTCGGCTCCCATTATTATTCTCACACTGGCTATTGCAGACTCTATTCACATTCTGTTGTCCTTCAAGAAAGCGATTCGCAAAGGTATGTCGCGTCATGACGCCGTAATCGAATCCCTCCGCGTCAACCTAATGCCCGTCACAGTAACATCCCTAACGACAATTGTTGGTTTTATGGCTTTGAATTTCTCGGATGCGCCCCCCTATTGGCATCTGGGCAATATGGCTTCTGCAGGAATTGCGGCCGGATGGCTGCTGTCTATCACCTTATTACCGGCATTAATGTCAATCATTCCGATGCGAATCAAGCAAAGCGGAAATGATACCCTCGGCGAAAAATCGATGGACAAGCTGGCCGGTTTCGTGAATGCCAATGCCAAGATGCTAGCCACATTATGCATTATCCTGAGTCTCGGCTTGGTGGCATTTGTACCCAGTATTGAATTCGATGATCAATGGAGCGATTACTTTTCCCAAAAAATAGAATTCAGAAATGATACGGACCAAGCCACAGAGAAATTTGGGATGTATCCTGTCGAATACTCTGTTCCTGCCGCGGGTCCCGGCGGCATCAGCGACAACGAATACCTGACAAAACTCGAACAGTTTACAAATTTTCTGCGCCAGCAGCCGAATGTTGTTCATGTATTTTCCATTACCGATATTGTGAAACGCTTAAACAAAAACGTGCATGGTGACGATCAGTCGTTTTACACAATACCTGATGACGATTCCGAAGCTGCGCAGTACCTTTTGCTGTACGAACTGTCTTTGCCTTATGGACTGGATCTGAACGATCGCATCAACATCGACAAGTCCGCCACGCGCATCACAGTTACGCTAGGTAAAACATCTACTACACAAACCAAGGCCTTCCTTGATAACACCCAAGCGTGGATCGAAAAAAATTTCCCGACATATATGCAGCAAACCAGGCCGACCAGCGCCCAGGTCATGTTCACTTATATAGCGGATCGTAATGTGCAGAGTATGATTTCAGGAACCATTATCGCGATTCTCGCTATTGCGTTTATCCTCATCATCACCCTACGTAGCTTTAAGCTAGGGTTATTGAGCCTGATTCCCAATGGCTTACCGATCCTTGCAGCATTTGGTATTTGGGCTTTACTGGTCGGCACCGTTGGCTTCTCCGTTGCTGCGGTCGCCGCCATCTCGCTAGGTATCGTGGTCGATGATACCGTTCATTTCCTCGCAAAATATGATCTTGCTCGCCGCGAAAAAATGCTAGATGCGCGAGCGGCGGTGGCATACGCATTTCACAATGTTGGTCCCGCTATCGTTATTAACACACTAATTCTAGTGATCGGTTTTATCGTTATGGCCGGGTCCACCTTCAAAATCAATTCCGATCTTGGATTACTTACCATGATAACTATTCTGCTGGCACTATTACTCGATTTGTTGCTATTGCCAGCTTTACTTGTCCTGCTAGATGGAAGGAAAAATGTGAAAACATCAGAGGTTAATATGATAAAAAATCGTAGTATGGCAGCAGAAAGTACACTAGGCATATTGGTAATAGCAGTTAGCGCGCTATTTATAGCGACCTCGAATAATGCAAACGCTAAAACGAGTGAGAACGAAACCAAGGGCTATGAAATTTCGGCTCGCTCTGATCGGACGGATCGCGGCTTTACCAGCAGCGAAGTTCAATTAAAGATGGTATTAACAAATGCATCAGGAGATGAAGCATCACGAAACTTACACATAAAAACGCTAGAGGTTGCCAATGAAAATCTTGGAGATAAGAGTATCGTAGTATTCAATGAACCTAATGACATATCCGGTACTGCACTGTTATCCCATGCAAAAATTTTGGATGCGGACGATCAATGGCTTTATTTGCCATCACTCAAACGTATTAAGCGCATTTCATCCAAAAACAAATCCGGACCCTTTGTAGGCTCAGAATTCGCTTTTGAGGACTTCACATCGCTCGAATTAAATAAGTATTCTCATGAGTGGGTGCGCGAAGAAGCCTGCGAAGATATGACTTGCGATGTTGTAAAACGATTACCGCAGTATGAGTTCTCCGGCTACTCCCATTTAATGGTATGGATTGATCAAAAAGATTACCAAGTACGCAAGGTTGAGTTTTATGACCGAAAAGGCGACTTACTTAAAACACTTACACTCAATGATTACGCAAATTCCAATGGCTACTGGAGAGCTCATACACTGGAAATGGTTAATCACCAGACCAACAAAAGCACAACGCTTTTGTACGGTGATTATGTATTCAAGACCGGCCTGACAGAGCAGGACTTTGATAAAAGTCGTTTGAAACGAATTCAATAG